The following are encoded together in the Cicer arietinum cultivar CDC Frontier isolate Library 1 chromosome 2, Cicar.CDCFrontier_v2.0, whole genome shotgun sequence genome:
- the LOC140919252 gene encoding probable ubiquitin-like-specific protease 2B, with the protein MSMWKLDPDNVKKYIVDMFLGNIENDKLFLAPYNSGAHWVLFAINAVSEVIYYLDPVHGDYTNHPGIKTMLDTALKVYRAQRGAKVSKQKSNNITWISIKCPRQTNNIDCGYYILRFMKEIVEKNKTIIPETYFDNSSPSYSEEDLMELKEDWCQYVLDMQII; encoded by the exons atgtcgatgtggaaactcgatccagacaatgtaaagaaatacattgtagatatgtttttaggaaatatagaaaatgataaattgttcttggcaccatataattcagg ggcacattgggtgctatttgcaatcaatgcggtctctgaagtgatatactatttggatcccgtgcacggcgattacaccaatcaccccggaataaagactatgctcgacac tgccttaaaagtttatcgagctcaaagaggtgctaaagtgtcgaagcagaagtctaataacattacatggatctcaataaagtgccctcgtcaaacaaataacatcgactgtgggtactacatattgagattcatgaaggagattgttgagaagaataaaactattatcccagaaacg tactttgacaattccagtccatcatattctgaggaagatctgatggaattaaaggaagactggtgtcagtatgtgcttgacatgcaaattatttga
- the LOC101489706 gene encoding RING-H2 finger protein ATL34-like gives MQGYDLYIKINIYNQMIRMQNNSPFTTVWSFSIHGQTWVTLFLIIITLIQISQPVIVTGQPLTPEVNPAENNKSVATIMGVVILMFLFSGFLSLYSAKCTERRHGVIFDLTLPTDGSGRPSQNNQPSNGLNQEVIDTFPTFLYSNVKGLKIGKSTLACAVCLNEFQDDETLRLIPKCSHVYHHTCIDIWLVSHNTCPVCRANLVPRPDDNTVPVTIQIDEEHHPHELNIISSTNEEDIELVEEEPKGDNISMEYSPKIELLRRSRTYGAPTRSKSTGFLSALLFSRSNSTGMLVQPGEDCERFTLRLPDDVRNQMMKKTTTLKRASSCVSFTRMSSGTCGYRTRSVGSGSGRGLVEYERFGSEEEEQLGVFRNSCTTKMVRKYPVRYLGVDMDNNGGERSSDLLCPK, from the coding sequence ATGCAAGGGTATGATTTATAtattaagataaatatttataatcaaatGATCAGAATGCAAAACAATAGTCCATTTACAACAGTATGGAGTTTCAGTATTCATGGCCAAACATGGGTCACTttgtttcttattattattactctCATACAAATCTCACAACCGGTAATTGTTACCGGTCAGCCCCTAACACCAGAAGTAAATCCAGCAGAGAACAACAAATCAGTAGCCACTATAATGGGAGTAGTAATTCTTATGTTTCTCTTTTCCGGTTTCCTTTCTCTCTACTCAGCCAAATGCACCGAACGTCGACACGGAGTCATATTCGATCTCACTTTACCGACCGATGGAAGCGGCCGCCCGTCACAAAACAACCAGCCTAGCAACGGTCTTAATCAAGAAGTTATTGATACATTCCCTACTTTTCTTTACTCCAACGTGAAGGGACTCAAGATTGGGAAAAGCACGTTGGCTTGTGCTGTTTGCTTGAACGAGTTTCAAGACGATGAAACGCTGCGTTTAATCCCTAAATGTAGCCACGTTTATCACCATACTTGTATTGATATTTGGCTTGTTTCACATAACACTTGTCCCGTTTGTCGTGCTAATCTTGTTCCAAGACCCGACGACAATACCGTGCCAGTAACCATTCAAATAGACGAAGAACATCATCCACATGAGTTGAATATTATTAGTTCAACAAACGAGGAAGATATAGAACTTGTTGAAGAGGAACCAAAGGGAGACAACATTAGCATGGAATATTCACCAAAGATAGAGTTGCTTCGTAGGTCTCGCACATATGGTGCACCAACACGGTCAAAATCGACAGGGTTCTTATCAGCACTATTGTTTTCACGGTCGAATTCAACAGGTATGTTGGTGCAACCAGGTGAGGATTGTGAGAGGTTTACACTGAGGTTACCTGATGATGTTCGGAATCAGATGATGAAGAAAACGACCACACTTAAGCGTGCGAGTAGTTGTGTTAGTTTTACAAGAATGAGCAGTGGCACGTGCGGTTATAGGACGAGAAGTGTGGGTTCTGGAAGCGGGAGAGGTCTCGTGGAATACGAGAGGTTTGGAAGTGAGGAAGAGGAGCAATTAGGGGTCTTTAGAAACAGTTGCACTACTAAAATGGTGAGAAAATATCCGGTGAGGTATTTGGGAGTTGATATGGATAATAATGGTGGCGAAAGATCGAGTGATCTTTTGTGTCCTAAGTAG